A genomic stretch from Pelodiscus sinensis isolate JC-2024 chromosome 23, ASM4963464v1, whole genome shotgun sequence includes:
- the DDOST gene encoding dolichyl-diphosphooligosaccharide--protein glycosyltransferase 48 kDa subunit, whose protein sequence is MEVVAVLSPWWLLLLLAAAGPGLAREGGGPRTLVLLENINLRDTHSLFLRSLADRGFDLTFRTADDPGLSLIKYGEFLYDNLIIFSPSVEDFGGNINVETITAFIDGGGSVLVAASSDIGDPLRELGSECGIEFDEDRTAVIDHHNYDVSDPGQHTLIVADSENLLKAPTIVGRTPVNPVLFCGVGMVADPDNPLVLDILTGSSTSYSFFPDKPISQYPHAVGKNTLLIAGLQARNNARVVFSGSLDFFSDAFFNSAVQKATPGSQRYSQTGNYELAVALSRWVFKEEGVLRVGEVSHHRVGETSPPNAYTVTDLVEYSIVIEKLSDGKWIPFDGDDIQLEFVRIDPFVRTFLKKNGGRYSVQFKLPDVYGVFQFKVDYNRLGYTHLYSSTQVSVRPLQHTQYERFIPSAYPYYASAFSMMIGLFMFSIVFLHMKEKEKSD, encoded by the exons aTGGAGGTCGTGGCCGTTCTATCGCCGTGGTGGCTCCTGTTGCTGCTGGCAGCGGCGGGCCCGGGCCTGGCCCGCGAGGGCGGAGGGCCCCGGACCCTGGTGCTGCTGGAGAACATCAACCTGCGGGACACGCACTCGCTCTTCCTCCGCAGCCTGGCGG ATAGAGGCTTTGACCTCACCTTCAGGACTGCTGATGACCCTGGCTTGTCTCTCATAAAATATGGAGAATTTCTGTATGACAACTTGATCATTTTCTCCCCTTCTGTAGAAG ATTTTGGCGGAAACATCAATGTGGAGACAATTACTGCTTTCATCGATGGAGGTGGAAGTGTCCTTGTGGCTGCCAGTTCTGACATTG GTGATCCTCTGCGAGAGCTGGGCAGTGAGTGTGGGATAGAGTTTGATGAAGACCGAACAGCAGTCATTGACCATCACAACTATGACGTCTCAGACCCAGGCCAG CACACGCTCATTGTTGCAGACTCTGAAAATCTGTTGAAGGCTCCCACCATTGTTGGGAGAACTCCGGTAAACCCTGTTCTCTTCTGCGGAGTCGG GATGGTAGCTGATCCTGATAACCCTCTGGTACTAGATATCTTGACTGGCTCCTCTACATCTTATTCCTTCTTCCCAGATAAACCCATTTCGCAG TACCCTCATGCTGTTGGGAAGAATACCCTTTTGATTGCTGGTCTCCAGGCCAGAAACAATGCCCGTGTCGTTTTCAGCGGCTCTTTGGATTTCTTCAGTGATGCTTTCTTCAACTCTGCTGTGCAGAAAGCTACACCTGGCTCTCAAAG GTACTCTCAGACTGGTAACTATGAGCTTGCTGTTGCCTTGTCCCGCTGGGTATTCAAAGAAGAGGGTGTACTGCGGGTTGGAGAGGTATCTCACCATCGTGTTGGGGAGACGTCCCCACCTAATGCCTACACTGTCACCGACCTTGTC GAGTACAGCATTGTGATTGAAAAGCTCTCTGATGGGAAGTGGATCCCCTTTGATGGAGATGATATTCAGCTGGAATTTGTCCGCATTGATCCATTTGTAAggacttttctgaaaaaaaatg GTGGCAGATATAGTGTGCAGTTCAAACTGCCGGATGTATATGGAGTGTTTCAGTTTAAAGTGGATTACAACAGGCTGGGATACACTCATCTGTACTCCTCTACCCAG GTGTCTGTACGTCCCCTCCAACACACACAGTATGAGCGTTTTATCCCCTCAGCATATCCATATTATGCCAGTGCCTTCTCCATGATGATAGGCCTCTTCATGTTCAGCATAGTCTTCTTGCACATGAAAGAGAAGGAGAAATCTGACTGA